Genomic DNA from Coffea arabica cultivar ET-39 chromosome 7e, Coffea Arabica ET-39 HiFi, whole genome shotgun sequence:
AACTCCTTAAGGATATCAACTCAGCTATGGCCAACTATTGGTAGGGGGAAACTAATGGCAAAAACAAAATGCACTGGATATCTTGGAGGAGAATGGCTCAGGATCGACAGGAAGGTGGCTTGGGATTTAAGGGTCTAGAAGCTTTCAACAAAGCTCTACTAGGAAAACAGGTTTGGAGATTAATCACCAAACCAAACCTCCTAGTCAGCAAAGTATTGAAAGCCAAGTATTTCCCAAAGGAATCAATTTTTACTTGTAAAGTTTAGGGTAATGTGTCTTGGTTTTGGAAAGGACTGATGGAAGTCAGAGGGATTGTGGAAGAAGGAATAAGGAGGAGAATTGGCAATGGGAGAGGCACAAACATATGGGAGCATAAATGGATACCAACTTCTCCATTAGGTCTGCCTACAACTCCAAGACCCCCAAACTGTGAGCTTGTTTTTGTACATCAGCTAATCAACCAAAGTAGATGGAACACAAATGTAATATTTAGATTGTTCAACAAGACTGATGCATAGAGGATTCTCAGTATTCCAATTAGTCTTGCAGGTAGAGCAGATTCCAACTACTGGAAACATAGTGAAAGAGGCGAGTATATAGTGAGATCTGGTTACAAAAGGTTCTTAGATGAGAGATCAGGTAGCAATAAAGGACAGGAATCTGTTGGAACTAGTTTTGATGCAGGCAGTAATCAAAGCAAGCAAATTTGGAATACATTGTGGACGCTCAACATTAAACACAAAGTTAAGGTGTTTATCTGGAAGTGTATTAATGGAGCGCTACCAGTCAGAGAGGCAAGCCACAGGAAAGCTGCAATTGGGGATCCAGTGTGCAAGGGATGCGAAGAGGAGCTAGAAATGATAGAACACGCACTTTTGCAATGCCCCTTAGCAAACGATGTCTGGAAAGTAGCTCCAGTTATGTGGGATGGAGCAAAAAACCAGAGATGCAACTTCACAAGGTGGTGGAGCAGGATCACAGAAGCTAAAACAAGGCAAGAGGGTAACAGCCATATTGGACTCACTGCAAACATCTTATGGCACATTTGGAAAAAAAGGAACAAGAGGGAATTTGAGAACCAAGGTAGACACCAACCAGGCTGTGTTATTCAAAAAGCACATAAAGAATGGTTGGAGATGGAGGAAGTAAATAGGAAGGAACCTGATCAAAGTACAACAGAAACAATGCCAGACCTGGAGGGGGAACATGAGGTATAGAGGACCAGGATTTGATAAGGCTGAGAGTGACAACAACGAGCTTATTGAGACCTACTTTGTTGGGTATTGGAGTTGCTATCAACACAATGTCACATGATGCAACATTAAAGGACAGAAGCTACGGAAACAAGAATACGGATGTAGCTTCAGCAGTCAGACTAGTCTTGTGCAAAGCGCTGGAAAAAGGATGGTGCAATGTCCGAATACAACTCCAAAACAAGGAAGTGCTGAGACAAATCAAGCATGGTAAATCATCGGATGGCAGACTGGCAACGATCCTAGAGGATATTTTTTGCTTAATGTCATTGTTTCGAATGTGCTCTTTTTGCTTAGATAGTAATGATAATAGTAACACTATTGCTAATGTTAGCTCATATGCCTTAGGTATTTTGATGGATGAGGAAGGATCTTTTCCTCTGTGTTGCTGAACACAAGTTGTACAGCTTGACGAGCCGTTGCTTGAATTGTAAAGTCATCTTTTAGATCAATACAAGTAATCTAACGtttcgagaaaaaaaaaaaagggtatagGGAGAAGATGGTGGAGGTAAAATGGAAAGCAAAAGAGAAACATAATAGTCATAAGCAAGGCTCAAGGTTGGGGACACTTAGGATTTGGGCATGGaatattcattaaaaaaaaaaaagtgtaaaataccaaaaaactccctgtgatttATTTAATGTTCAATTTAACTTCTTCTGACTTGGAAGTTTACACTATAACTCCTTGCTATTTcaattaaattgaaaattggacAGAAAGTGTTCAATCTAACAGTTGTATGTGAAATGTCGATATTGCCCAGTATAAATGAACTCTCTGTGGTTTGCTAAATGCTCAATTTAACTCCCTTTAATTTGAAAAACTACACTATAGCTCCCTGCGGTTttgactaaattgaaaattgaatggaaaACATTTCATATATAGCAGGGGCAATATTGATATTTCACGTACAACTGTTAGATTGGATGCTTTCCATCTAATTTCCAATTTAGTTGAAACTATAAGGAGATATAGTGTAAGTTTCCAAATCAGAGAGAATTAAATTGAATATTCGGCAAACTACAGGGAGTTTTTTTTGTACTTTACcctaaaaaacaaaagaatgctAATTTAGTGGGATCAATCGACCTTGTCAATTTTTGTGGATAATTTTGGTGAAGTTACGGAGACACACCATAACAAAACTCTGGAAAAATAGTTACAAGGAGGAACAAACTCACACATCTGCTGtcaggtcaaaaaaaaaaagaacaaatttcAAAATCCCTATGTTTACCAACCTCGGAGAAGTTAATACTCACATATTCTATACAAAAAGGCTCCAATAGCATACCGCATTTTTGGCATTTCAaaataaataggaaaaaaaggaaaaagaaagtgtCAGGTCAATCCGctatttgatttgaaaaaaaaaaagaaagaaaattagttttctcaCTGGAATACAAAACAGGAATAAAAAAGTATACCTGGAATGTATATGCTTGTGCTCAGCTGGTTGTAAGGATCACACAAATCTGTAGCcatgttgaagaaaaattttggaaattggGATAATTGATCATAAACGTTATGAAATATTGAAGGGAATAAGAACAGCGGAATAGTTTCAAAACGTGTTTGATAGATTATGTTGAATTCATAAATGCTTGACTAATCGAATCAAAGAATTGGGAAGCTCCAGAAACTGGATTGACAAACATGAAAAGTTATAGAATTGAACTGATAGACAAACAGTATATCTAACCTGATAAGCGGAACCTGCCCTGCTTTTGGGTCTCTGCCCATTCAAGAAGATACATCAACAGCACCCGCTGCAAAAAATGTGATGAGAGGAAACCGACTCTCTTTCTCGGTTCGCACTAAGAAGAAACCATGGACCGtcatcaattttcttgttcaatAACGATCTTCAGATCCTTGTTTCCCATATCCATCTGCTCTTGCTGAATTTGCTTCACACAATTTACGGCAGACTCATGACACCATTTCACCGTAATCATGTCAAGAGTAAGGGTTTCCCCTAAACAAGAGGGGACCTCTTCCAGGCTAAAACAATTCTCCAAAACCAATTTCTCAAGACAGCAAAAATTATCACAAGATGCAGTCCACCAGCTAATGTCCAAGCCAAACAATTTCAAGTATCGGAGGTTTTGGAACTCCCCTTCTTGCATTTCCCATTTTTCCCCCACAAAGGAAACAGGGCATAATTTAAGCACTTCAAGGTTGGGCAGCTttccaattgctgaaattttaCTCCATGGTTGACGATTCTGTAAAAGAGTCAACTTTCTCAAATTAAATGGGAATTCAAACTCATATCCGGAAAATCGACCCATCTTAAGTGATTCTAAACGACTCAAGTAATCCAGCACGAGAATCCCATCGTGATTTCCAGCAGATGCGTGGTATTTAGAATTCCAATTGCGATTCCCATTCACGCACGTTAGCCTGCGGATGATCGGTAACTTTGAGAGTATCTTTTGCAAGCTTTGACTTTGAGAAGAGGGATCGATTACAAGGGATAAAGTCTCTAAGTGTTCTAAATCTGGGGAGCCTTCAAGATTGTCCATGGGAAATTTGAAACCACTACTTCCATAATCTGGGAAAACGACAAGATGCTTTAATGTTTTAATGTTCCAGATAGCGTTCGGTAACAGAAAATTACGACCCAAGAATCCTCCTACAGCCAAAGTTTCTAACCTTGAGAGGTTGGCTATTGCAGATGGGATTTCTCCAAAGTTCCCTTTAATCCTCAGGTACCGCAAGTGAACAAGGAATAACACTTCCCTTGGAAAATACGGACAAACAGTCTCCCCCAAATCCAACACTCTAAGAAGTTTAGATAACAGAAATTTGAGTGAGCTTCCGTCCAGCTGCTGTCTATAATCGCAGTTAAAGAAGAGCAAACTAcgcaaatttggaaaaaatagcCTTGACTTTATAGGTCCCTCACTGGTGCTAGGGTAAATAGACAGCCGATGGGGATTACACGGTCCATTAAAAGTATGAAGGTCATCCACATTTAAAATCTgtagaaaattttcttcttttgctttcacCACACAAAACTCATGTACCAAATCATgaatttggcaaattttgatCCCACCTAAAGATCTTCGTTGTGTAGGCATAACTAAACTTCTCCCAATCAGATCCATCAAATACTTGTCCGCAACATCCTCTAAACTTTTTCCTTCTGTCTTTTGCACAAATCCTTCAGAGATCCAAAGCCATAACAGCTTTGGAACCAGAATGTCTCTGTCTTCTTGAAATGCACCCAAGTAAAGAAGACATGGCTTCAAATAATCCGGTAAATAATTATAACTGTGCTCAAGTGTCTCCATGCAGTGTTTGTTGTCCACAAAAATGGTGGAACTTAGGCGTCTTGTGACTTCTTCCCAGCAGTCTTGCTGAGTAGTAGCAAGAATTCCAGCAACAAGGACAACTGCAAGAGGTAGGCCCTTACAATATCTTGCTATGCACTGCACAACTTCACTTAATGCTGGAGGACAATCTTCTTTGGCAAATAGCTTCTTCTGCAACAGTTCCAAACTCTCTTTATTAGTGAGCGAGCGAAGGTGGTGAGGCTTGCTATTAGGTTTAATTTGCAAAGACAAATTCTGAATTCTGCTCGTTAAGAGTACCCTACTTCCATTGCAATCATCTGGCAAAGAGTGTTTCAACAAATTCCAGCCATCAATGTCCCAAACATCATCCAAAACAATGACAAACCTCTTCCCTTTCAATTGCTGGTACAGCTTTTCGGCCAAATCATCTTCACTCATCTTATGATACTGATCAGAACTCCTAGAATCAATAACACAGAATCTGTAGTAACAAATTGTTCTTGCTATATACTTGAGAAACAGTACACCAAGCACGAATGTGGAAGTGGAACTTTATTGAACGATCACTGT
This window encodes:
- the LOC113700995 gene encoding putative late blight resistance protein homolog R1A-10 isoform X1, whose protein sequence is MSEDDLAEKLYQQLKGKRFVIVLDDVWDIDGWNLLKHSLPDDCNGSRVLLTSRIQNLSLQIKPNSKPHHLRSLTNKESLELLQKKLFAKEDCPPALSEVVQCIARYCKGLPLAVVLVAGILATTQQDCWEEVTRRLSSTIFVDNKHCMETLEHSYNYLPDYLKPCLLYLGAFQEDRDILVPKLLWLWISEGFVQKTEGKSLEDVADKYLMDLIGRSLVMPTQRRSLGGIKICQIHDLVHEFCVVKAKEENFLQILNVDDLHTFNGPCNPHRLSIYPSTSEGPIKSRLFFPNLRSLLFFNCDYRQQLDGSSLKFLLSKLLRVLDLGETVCPYFPREVLFLVHLRYLRIKGNFGEIPSAIANLSRLETLAVGGFLGRNFLLPNAIWNIKTLKHLVVFPDYGSSGFKFPMDNLEGSPDLEHLETLSLVIDPSSQSQSLQKILSKLPIIRRLTCVNGNRNWNSKYHASAGNHDGILVLDYLSRLESLKMGRFSGYEFEFPFNLRKLTLLQNRQPWSKISAIGKLPNLEVLKLCPVSFVGEKWEMQEGEFQNLRYLKLFGLDISWWTASCDNFCCLEKLVLENCFSLEEVPSCLGETLTLDMITVKWCHESAVNCVKQIQQEQMDMGNKDLKIVIEQEN
- the LOC113700995 gene encoding putative late blight resistance protein homolog R1B-23 isoform X2 — protein: MSEDDLAEKLYQQLKGKRFVIVLDDVWDIDGWNLLKHSLPDDCNGSRVLLTSRIQNLSLQIKPNSKPHHLRSLTNKESLELLQKKLFAKEDCPPALSEVVQCIARYCKGLPLAVVLVAGILATTQQDCWEEVTRRLSSTIFVDNKHCMETLEHSYNYLPDYLKPCLLYLGAFQEDRDILVPKLLWLWISEGFVQKTEGKSLEDVADKYLMDLIGRSLVMPTQRRSLGGIKICQIHDLVHEFCVVKAKEENFLQILNVDDLHTFNGPCNPHRLSIYPSTSEGPIKSRLFFPNLRSLLFFNCDYRQQLDGSSLKFLLSKLLRVLDLGETVCPYFPREVLFLVHLRYLRIKGNFGEIPSAIANLSRLWK